Genomic DNA from candidate division WOR-3 bacterium:
GATCCCCTGGAAGACTGCGGAAGAAAGAATGCCCAGGGCGGTGGCCGGGTAATATATGCACATCGTTCTTAGAAAGACAATTAGATCGTGAGATATGCGCGCCGCTTCTTCGCTCATCGTGAACAGCGAAGTAATTGGCACGGCGAAGATGAAAGTGAGCGATGCTACAAACATCTCGATGATGATCCCGGTTTTGAGTGCGTATGTATGGACAATGTCGAGTTTACCATACTCGCGGGCGCCGAATGCCGCACCGGTTACGGATACTACGGCGGTTGCCATGCCGAGGAGCGGGAGCGAAGCGAACATTGCTACGCGCCAACCGGTCGTGAAGACCGCTACCCCGTCGGTTCCGGCGACCCTGACCGCGATCAGGTTAAGAAGTAAAACTGAGAAGGACATGGTGATCTGCATTATCGATGATGGCAATCCCACACGCAGTATATCATACAAAACATTTCTCTTGAAGCGAAACCCTTTTAATCTGATCGCTATGTATGTATCCTGTTTGATGCATACCCAGTAGAATAGTAGCGATGAGGATATTGCCATAGAGATGATCGATGCCCAGGCTGCACCGGCCACGCCCAGACGCAGCGTGTAGATGAATATCGGGTCGAGTATGATATTCAGACCTGCGCCGCCTATCATGGCGTACATCGCTCGTCGCACATCACCCTCGGCCCGGAGTAGAGCACTGGCAACATGGGCGAAAAAGATGATGACCGTGCCGAGGAACATCACTTGAGCGTAGGCGGTTGCCAGCGGTGCGACCCTGCCGGCGCCCATGCGTATGAAGATATCTCCAGTGAGTAAGTAGAAAGGAAGGGTAACGGATATTGAAGTGACGAGCAGTAATACCATCGAGTGCGCCGCCACACTGTCGGCGCCGGGTTTGTCCTGAGCTCCTATTCGCCGGGAAACAGCGGCAGCGCCGCCGACGCCGAGTCCGGTCGCCAATGCTATTATCATGAAGAAGAACGGGAAGAAGAATCCGACTGCTGAAAGGGCGTCCGGCCCGAGGCCAGATACCCATATAGCGTCCACGAAACTGTAGATGGTCTGCACCGACATTGCGACGATCATCGGGATGGAGAGTTTAATAATGGCTTTCTTGGGGTTGCCGAGCAAGGTTTTCACGCCTTCGGTTTGCCGTAGCTGATTGTCTGTGTTAGTCATTGCTGTGATATAGTGGAAATCGTATTATAGGGGAATATTCTGAAGTGTCAACAAAATCGTTTGGTGAGTTAATTCGCATACGCCTGCCGTGTTGACATAGGCAAGAAAATGAATATTCTTTGCATTGAAGGAGGTTTGTATGATGGATGGGGTGACTACCGAAAGAAATCGTATTGTTGCTCGCTTCAGGGATGGACGGTTGCTCAAAGGGTACACGCATGATTTCAACCCGGTAAAAGAGACTTTCCATATAACCTCTGAACTGGAGCATGATAAGGGGGAAATTTATGAAGTTGTCTGTCCAGACTTGAAGGCGATATTCTTTGTGAAAACCCTGGCAGGTAATGTAAATTACAAGGAGAAGAAGCGGTTCGATGAAGTCGATACAACCAACCTCCGTGGGATCAAGATAAAGATCGAGTTCAACGATGGCGAGGTGATGTGCGGGATCAGTCTCGGTTACAGTAAAAATCGCAAAGGGTTTTTTATTATCCCGGTCGATCCCCAGAGCAACAACGAGCGAGTCTATGTTATTGCCAGCTCGGTGCGTAGCGTTAAATTGGGGAGCGCCGCATTAGATTAGGCGTTTACTGACAAAACATTTCTTCATTTTTTTAGTATTCGTAGTGTTCGGCCGCTGTACGGTGAAGTATGATTACCTTCAATGATTTGATATGCAATGTGTCCCCGATTATGACAGATTGACTACTGCGCACAAAGGGGAACATGGATGCTCATGATATGATCTTGGGTATCAGGCCTTGTTGCGGTGAGCTGCGTACCGTGGCAAGGAATTCCATGCAGGGGCCGAGATATCTGCCCTGCTGGCTTGAGGGATAAGCGGGAGGCGCTGACCTGAGACGCTTTACAGTAAAGGGTTTGCGGGTATGCCCGTATTGCTTCTATCGATCGATTCATTGACTATTGACAAACAGTGTCTCTATACTATAATCCGTCCCCAAGTGAATTATCTGGTTATTGTTTGGGAGAAATGTCTAATGTCTGCCAAGCGTTAATGACTTCTGTGCTCTTGGTGTGACTTGTCTGTGCGGAATTACTCATCAGTCTGCAATCGTTAGATAGATGAGAAAATGATCCTTACATGGAGGTGCCATAGAACAGTAGAATTCGGCTGGGAAGAGAGTATTGGTTTTGCTTCCCGGTCTCTCTGATCTCGTGTGAGGTCGGAGATAGAAAAAAATTTGTACTAACAACTCACAAAGGAGGATAGGATGTTTAGCCAGAAAAAGGCTATTGCAGCAATAATCCTTACCGCATGCATCCTGATGGCCGGGCCGGCTGATGTAGAAGAGAATACGCAGGAATTCTTGAACACCATACCGATATACCAAGTCAAGTATCATGAAACATTCATAGAGGCGCCAAATCCGGTTTGGGATACGAACCGTGTCTATGCCGGTTCAAGCGCCAACCTGACGAGGAAGGTTGCGATCGGCAAATACTTTAAGGGCGCAACCGATGACACGCTTCGTGTGATAACGGTGCAGTCGGGCGGCACGCGTAACCTGGTCATTGCCACGGATACTACATCGACCGGTTTCGGCAAAGAGAAGTTCCGGATTGAAGAGCCCTATCAGTTCTCTGCCGGTACGCCCCACCCGGTTACAGTCGGTGATATTGACGGCGATGCATACACTGATATTGTCGCTGCGATGGCGGCCAGTCCGTACAAAGTAATTTGGTTCGAGTGGAACGGTGCGGCATGGGCGCCTCAGGATTCTTTCGCGGTGAATGCGGCAGTTTATGGTCTTACGATCGGCGATGCGAATAACAACGGGAATGCCAATGAATTGCTGGTGCCGATATACTCTTCGACCGGAGGCTACGCGGTGATGCACGCGGTCTGGACCGGTACAGCATGGGACACTACGAGGATAATATTCAGCCAACCAACTTACCCCCGTGATGTGGTGATCGCGGACATACGTCCGGACCTGACAGGCAACGAGTTTTATGTCTCGGGTACTTCGGCGATTGGCATGGCATACTGGAACGGCGCATCGTGGGATACGTCAACGGTCGCCACCGGTCTTGCCTCGACCGTCTATGGTATTGATGCGGGTGATGTCGACGGTAATCTTGCCGGGAGTGAAATCGTCGGGGTGCATAGTTCGAGCACGTACCAGATATCGGTGTGGAACTGGGACGGCGCTGCCTGGCAGGGAAGGGCATGGCAGTGGCAGTCGACCTCGATCGGTTCATACAATAGTATCGACATCGGGGATATTATTACGGATCACCCGGGGAATGAGGTTGTTGTTACCGGAGCAAGCACGACGCAATACCCGGCGGCGTTCTGGATCGCGGCTGACGGTTCAGGGTGGGTGAGTACGCTGCCCAAACCGGTGGCCAGTCAGACGCAGTACGGTGTTGCGATCGGTGACATAAACCGGTTCCGGAGCATGAACGAGGAATTCGTCCTCACCGGGTACGGCACGATCGTGGAAGTCGAGCAGTACGACTTTGTGAATGATGTCGGTGCCTCATGGGTGGTGATGCATAATCCGACATCGATCGTCAATCTGCAGGATACGATCACGGTAGGTATCTTTAACTCAGGATCGGCGTCACAGTCGGGCTTCAGTGTAGGATACCGGTTCCAGACAAGCCCCGCGACCGGCAGCGTGACCTATACGGGGACGCTTGCTTCCGGCACGATCGATTCGGTGAAAATACCGGTAACCATGACCTCCCTGGGCTGGGATACACTCTATGTGTTCACAAACCTGACCGGCGACGCGTATGCAGCCAACGATACAACCTTCTGCCATATCGAAGTCTACGACGAGAGCACCAAGGTTGCCTCGGGCTTCAACGCGATCAATTTCCCGCCACAGGATTGGACTGCGACCATACTCGTTGGTACGTATAACTGGGCAAGGTACGACAATCCCACATATCCTTCTGCTGGTGTGCTCGAGGGTTATGCGGTTGCTGGATATCGTAGTTACAGCGCGGCTGATGGTTCAATGGCACGTCTCAGGAGCCATCCGTTCAATATCGGACCGACACCGAAAAAGATAAAACTACATTTCTACATGTACGGCGATACTGGCGACGCGACTAATCATGATTCTATCTTTGTCCAGTATTCCTTTGACGATGTTACGTGGACGACGGTTGCTGGTTTTGACCGCGTGGATACGATAAACTCATGGCGCGTGTTTGATGTCGAGATCGGTGATTTTGCCGCTAACACGGATCTCTACGTAGGCTTCCTTGCCTGGAGTGACTACGGCAATTACATGTACATAGATTCAGCAAGGTTCTATGCGACGACGGCGACCGCGGCAATGACCGATGCGGGCGTCATGGCGATTGCGCCGATGCCTGCGCCGGTGATCGCTGGCGACAGTCTCGAGGTTGTGGCAACGATCAGAAACTATGGTCTTAATGTCTTGACGTCGATACCGGTATTCTATACGACGGGTGGCGCGGACACGACGACTGAAACATGGACCGGGTCAATGATGATCGGCCAGACCGAGGATTTCACCTTCTCTACGAAATTCGTGCCCTCCGGTTCGGGCGATGTCACGCTCTGGGCAGGCACAAAACTCCCGGGTGACCAGGATCCATCCAACGATACGACGAGTATTTCCTTCACGGTTTGTCCGTTCTCTAATGTGCCGCCCTACTTCAAAGACTTTGATGAGGATTGGTCTAATTCAACGAATCCACCGTTCTGCGGCTGGCAGATCGTCGACGGCGGCTCGCAAACGCCGAATATCGTGGATAACAATGACTGGCACCGGTATTTATACTCGACGCACGGTAGTAACGTGGCGCGGATCTACTACAGCCCGATCGAAGACCAGGATGACTGGTTAATATCACCCAGATTCGACTGCAGCGCAGGGGGTAACTACTCGCTGGCCTACTGGCACTACTACAACGACTATTCAACAAGCAGTCCAGATTCGGGTCGGGTACTCTTGAGCACGGATAATGGGACAAATTGGCAATTGATAACGATGTACTCAAATGCGGATGATTCAGGTTTCTACAACTTCGATATTACTTCTCTGGTTGCTGGTCAATCGCAAGTGAAGATCGCTTTCCATTATGGGGCATACAACGAGTACTGGTGGTATATCGATGATTTCCGCATTGACTTTGCCGCGGATACAACGGGTCCGGATATAGCGTGGGTTACGCTGCAAGGCAATACTTATAGTCCTGGTCCTTATGGTGTCAGCGCAACTATCACAGATGCATCCGGTATCTCAGCCGATTCGTTATACTATGTGGTGGATGATGGGGTGACGGCGGTCGGGCACGTGAGTGTGGTAGGTGATACCTTCACGTATCAGATGCCGACGCAGGCGCCGGGTACAGTGGTTGAGTACTATGTGGGTGCAGTAGATGCGCTTATGAACAGCTCGGCCAGCACTACTGAGCGTTTCTGGGTTCTCTCACCGATGGCACCGACCGATCTTGAGGTTGAGCTCCAGGCCGATACTACGGTGCTGCTCGAATGGTTGCCGCCGGGTGAGGAGCTCTCTTATCATGGAGCAATTGCCTACTACTGGTCGTCCGATGCCGGTGATATGGTTGCGACCCAATTCACGCCGCAGCATACACCCTGTAAATTGGAAGCGGCTTCGATCACCTTCTACCAGCAGCAGGATACCTTTGCCTTCTATGTCTGGGCAGATGATGGTTCTGGATATCCGGGTACACCGTTGTATGTGGATACCCTAATAAACACCCAGATATATCCTAATGCCGAGGTATTCGATCTTTCGGGTGAGGACATCGTTGTCGATGGTGATTTCCATATCGGGTACCAGTGGCTGGGTGACAACACGCCTTGGATACTCTGTGATGCCGAAGCGAACACGACGCGTAGCAAATATAATGAAGGTAGTGGATGGCTGCCGAGCGGATATGATTTCTTCACGACCGCGGTCGTCAGTTACATTCCGCCGACTACCGAAGGTATTGTTTCACGCCGTGTTTCGAACAGTGTAGTGCGGTCGTTCAGTGCGGGTCAGACCAAGATCGGTACCGAGCGAGCGGTGAGTGAGCGGGTGACTGAAGTGGTGCTGGAGCCGCTCGATGCTGCCGCGGTGCAGACATTGCTGGAGCGGATTCTGGGCATATCGAATTTCGAGGTCGAACGCAGTACGACACAGGGTGGACCGTACACTTCGATAGGCACCAGTACGATGAGTTCGTTTATTGACAGCATGCTGGTGAGCGAAAACGAGTACTACTATGTGGTGAAGGCGAACTATACGGCACCCGACACCATGTCGTACTACTCCAACGAAGTTGCGGTCGAGGTTGATTTCACTGCGCCGGTCTACGCGAACACGACATTTGATACGCTGGTCGCCGGGCCGTGGGTGGTGTCGACCGATATCACTGACTGGAGCGGACTGGATTATGATACGCTCGCCTATCGCGCCGATGGTGGTACCTTCGCTTACGTCACCAGCGACAGCATATCAGGTAATACCTACTACTATACGATACAGAGTTATCCGAGTTACACGCTGATCGAGTTCTATCTGTTCTGTCAGGATGCGTCGTGGTTCGTGAACACTGGTCAGGATCCGTTGACCGGTTACTATTCATTCACGGTTACCGGTATCAACGAGAATAACTTTGTTGGAATGATCCCCGACCACGTGTTCCTCAATCAGAATCGCCCTAATCCTTTCAGCCAGTTGACACGGGTCGAGTACGGCGTGCCGCAGAGCATGCATGTGAACATATCGGTTTACAATGCGGCCGGACAGCGGGTCAAGACACTGGTCGATGAGATCAAGGCACCGGGTTATCATGTTGTGAACTGGCAGGGTACTGATAATCTTGGCCGCCGTCTTGCCGAGGGTGTCTACTTCATGCGGATAACGACCGAAGAACTGAAGGAAACGAAGAAGATCATCCACGTCCGGTAATCATTAAGATCTGCAGGCAAAAGGGGCGGCTGAGGCCGCCCCTTTTTTTTCGTTGTGTTCGTTAATCTCGTTACTATCGCTATTCCCGTTATTATCGTTGAACATATTCAATATCGATCTCCTTCACGAGGTCATTCAGCATCGTCGTAAGGCCTTAGCCTTTCGAATTCCTTCTCGACTCACTTCGTTCGCTCGAAGAGTAATAGTCAATTACTGTTTGATCTTGTCGAGAAGTGCAGAACCGAAGTACGCGCCACGGAGCATTTAGTTTTTAACGTAGTAACGATATTAGCGAACCTAACGAGATTAACGAAATTATTGAGTTTGAAACCGTCGTGAGGTGAATGCTTTTTGTTCTCGATGCGTTTCTAACGAAACTTACTCGAACAGTAATGATTTCGGTATTCTTCGAGCTTGTCGAGAAGTGCAGAACCGAAGTACGCGCCACGGAGCACTTAGTTTTTAACGGTAGTAACGAAATTAACGCAATTAACGGTATTAGATTTCTTCGACCTTCATAGGCAGTCATCAATCTTGACATCGCTGTAAAAGTGTCTATCTTTGATGATTCATGTCTAATGCTGGTAAGTCATCCGAACTCCGCCATACAGTAAAATTCTCTGTCACCGAAGGTGTGTATACTCAGATCTATATTGCCCTGGCGAGTGCGGGTAGTGCCTTTGTTACACGATTCGCCCTCTTGCTCGGAGCCCTACCATACCATCTGGGACTGCTCGCGGCCATCGGTCAACTATCACTGGTTTTCCAACCTTTTGGCATCCTGATTACCAGAAGAGGAACATCCCGGAAGAAGATAATCGTCAAACTGGCGACCGCGGGACGGGCGCTCGCCCTGGTGTATGGGGTCCTGCCTTTCTTTTTTCCCCGCTACATTGCCATCTGGGTTTTCCTACTGCTGCTTTCACTGAGCACTTCTCTACATGCCATGGGTACGAATGCCTGGATAGCCTGGATCTCGGATATGGTGCCGGACCGTGTAAGGGGACGTTTTTTCTCGTGGCGCTCCCGCTATTTTATGATCGGAGGTTTACTGATCGGCTACGTGCTCGGTGCTTTCGTTGACGTATTCGATCCAAAGACGGTGGGTTTGATCGAAAGGTTGTTTAGTATAACCAATGCAGGCATTTTTTCTGCCGGGCATTTCGAATATGTATTTATTTTTGTATTTGTGATCGCTGCGATATTTGGATTCCTTGGTTTGACATTCCTGAAGCGTCAGCCAGAACGTCCAAGTAAAATAAAAAAAGAACACATAGCCGCGATGTTAATAAAACCGATGCGTGACCGCAACTTCCGTAAATTCCTGATATACAGTTTGTGGTGGATGCTTGCACTGGGTATCGGGTCTCCGTTCTGGCAGCCTTTCATGATACAGAAATTGCACATGTCTTTGGTCAATATCCAGGTCTATGGTACGATCAGTGCGATCGCATCGATTCTCGCATTGCGGCCATGGGGTATGATCATCGATCGGTTCGGTAACAAAGCGGCCATGCGCATCGCGATTATATTAGGTGGCATCAACCCGCTGGTATGGTTATTCGTCAATGTGAACAATACCTGGATATTGTACCTGGAGGCGATGACATCGGGCATCATGTGGTCGGGGACCAACATCGTTGCCATGAATTTTGTCCTGGCGATCGCCCCGAGTGATAGGCGACAGATCTATTCGGGGATTCTTGGTGCTTTTTCCGGAACTGCGATGATAATCACAATGCTACTGTCCGGCTTCTTTCTACCAAGGTCCATGGAGATACTGGGTTTGTATCTACACCCTGAACAGGTTTTGTTCGGGCTCACCGGATTGTTGCGCTGGACCGCTCATGTTCCCTTGAGCTGGGTGGAGGAACCAAGGGGCCAGCCATTTGGCGCTCTCATGTATTATCTGAGGCAGTCGGCAAAGGTGCGTATTGCTCAGTTCGTCGGACTCATCGTCCGCAACGGCGGCAACTACTCTGGCAGCGAGAATCGCCGCTGACCAATTACAGTTGACTTCAGTCGTCTGTCATTCGAACATCAACGATCTTATTATCCATTCTGGCAAGTGGGAATTTTGTGTTTATTGACAAATATATGATTATCCGTATAATTTAATTTGTATACAGGCATGAAGCGACGTCGCAAGCAGACTAAGCAGACATCGAAGCGATTCAGGCTATTAATTTTTGCTGCTGTTCTTGCGGTCCCGTTATTGTATTTGGGCAGAAGGATTTATCGATTTGCTGATGCGATCTTCGAAGAGAATAGCATGAATAGACAGCGAATAATACTCCGTGCCGAGAATGATGTTTTGAAACAAAGGATCGATGAATACAAGAAAGGCGGTCTAATTGAAACAAAGGCCAGGGAAGACCTGGGAATGATCAAGAAAGGTGAGAAGGTCTATCTAATACGCAAGAAATGATTTATCAATTACTTATTACGCCTTTTCGTCTTGAATCCTGCCGCAGCGAGACCGGCTGCGCAGCAGGCGAATTCGTCTTACTGAAGAGCAAAGAAGGTATCGATATCGGCAAAGTGGTCGCGCTGCAGAAAGATGAAACGGGGAGCGTGTACGGGGAGATTTTGCGGGGGGTTACCCATGAGGACCTGCAGAAGCAGTGTGAACTGCAGGAGTATGAAGATTTCTGCCTGATTGAATTCAAGAAGGCCGTAGATGACTTCGGCGTGGCGATGAAGCCGGTATATTGTCATTGCCAGTTTGACGAAGAGCGGGTAATGTTCTATTTCACGGCCGAGAAGAGACTGGAATTCCGCCGGTTGCACCGGCACATTTCCCAGAAATTGAACAAGCGTGTAGTTATCAAGCAGATAGGCGTTCGCGACTACTCCAAGCTCTTCGGCGGGATCGGTCCATGCGGCCGGAATCTTTGCTGTTCAGCATTCTTGAATGAATTGAAATCTATCTCCCTGCGAATGGCGAGAGAGCAGAAACTCTATGTCTCCCCGAGTAAAATTTCCGGTGTATGCGGCAAACTGCTCTGCTGCTTGAATTTCGAAGAAAATTTCTATACCGATTTTCAGGAGAGAAACCTCAGTCGCACGATGCAGGTCGATGAAGAAGAATAGACCTGCGTCGAGCCCGAACCCCCAAAGTCGCTATGAAGACAGATGATCTGTTTCGTCTTGTTAAGACCCTGCGGGAAAAGTGCCCATGGGATCGGTCTCAGACCCTTCAATCCTTAAAAGGGAAAGTGATCGAGGAATCCTACGAACTCGTCGAAGCGATCTCTGAAGACGATCTTGCCGCGATCATGGAGGAGATCGGCGATGTCATGTTCCTTGCCATGTTTCTTGCTCGCATTCTGGAGGAGGATGGTAAGGTAGATTTTGATCAACTCATCGAGTCGACGATAAAAAAATACCGTGCCAAACATCCGCATGTGTTTGAAGAAAAGGAACTCAAAGACGAAAATGCGGTCCTGGAATTCTGGCACAAGAGTAAGGAAGATATCTTCGCAGGAATACCTGAAATCCTTCCGGCTCTTCTGGCGGCGAAGGTGATCCAGGAAAGGGCAGCAAGGCTCGGTTTTGACTGGCCCACACACGCAGGGCCTCTTGGTAAGGTTCGCGAAGAACTCAGTGAGATCGATAAGGGCCAGGGATCTGAGCGCCACGAGGAAATGGGTGATCTCTTATTTGCCTGTGTGAACCTGGCACGCCATCTGAACATCGATCCCGAGGATGCCTTGAGGAACGCCAACAAGAAATTTGTCAGACGGTTCAGGAGGGTCCTGAAAGAATTGAAGAGTAGGGGCCGTGACATCGATAGCGTCGGTCTTGAAGAGATGGACGCGATATGGGATGAGATCAAAAGACAAGAATAGCCAGTCAGAGAATATAGAGCGCGAAGTAGACGAACTCAGAACCGGTCTTGTGCAGCTCGGTATAGATTTCGATGCTGACGTGATCGCCCGCTTTACGGATTACGTTAGGATCCTTTATTCCTATCACGGTAAGTTGCACCTCCTCTCTCACAGGGATTACGAACGCATAAGCAGGAGGCACTTTCTACCGTCATTGGCTGCCTTGCAGTATGTGAGGAATCATCGCCGGGTATGTGATGTCGGCGCAGGTGCCGGATTTCCTTCTATCCCCCTGAAAGCATTACTGCCCGCGATCGATCTGGTGATCTTTGAATCAGTGGCCAAGAAAGCGGACTTCCTGAGATTCTTGGTGGACGGAATTCGCCTTGAGGGAGTCGAGATAAGGAATGAACGAGCAGAGGAATATTCGGGTGAGGGATTTGACCTGATGCTGTTCAGGGCGGTTGGGAAGGTCGCAAAATTGCTGAGGTTGGTTGACAAGTTACTTGTTCCGGGAGGCGAAGCGATCTTCTACAAATCGCAGCATGTTAATACGGAGCTTCGGCAAGCTGAGACCGTGATGAAAAAGAAGGGTTATACGGCCAAGGTGATCACCGTATCGACACCCGTGGAGGGTCTGCCGCTCGCTCTGGTGATATTGAACAAGCCGTGTTGAAATATCGATAGAGATATTCAGCGTTCTCGTCGGAGTGGTACTCTCTTGACAGCCTGGTATAAATGAATATACTCCGTGGAGTAAATAAGGAGGCAACATGGCATACAAAATTAATGATGAGTGCACTGCATGTGGGCTATGCGAGCCGGAGTGCCCGGTTCAGGCGATTGCGGCTGGCGATCCGATTTACGTCATCGACTTTGACAAATGCGTAGAGTGTGAAGGTCACTTTGATGAGCCTCAGTGTGCTGCGGTCTGTCCGGTAGATGCATGCGTTCCTGATCCGGATCATCCAAAGAAATAAATCCATATTTCGGGATTAAATGCGTAATGCGGTCGGAAAAACCGACCGCATTTTTTTTGAAAAAATACTGGGCTAAGACGTTTTATCTATTTTGCCGCCAAAGTGAATTGTGCATCCAAGTAAGCGCCTTCGGCATCAGTGGCGCGCACAAACACCTCAAAAACCTCTGTTTGACCGGCAGTTCCATATATGACACCATTTTCCTTATCGATCATAATGCCAGAAGGTGCGTCCAGGAGTTCAAAGGAGAGGGGGTCTCCGTCGGGATCGAATATTGGGAGTGCGTAATAAACGCTGTCAGTGGCGCATTTTACCGAGTCGATCTTCATCTTGAAGGCGGGTGGAGAATTGGCAATGGTGATCTCAAAAGGGAAGGGTTCGGACCGGTCATCGCCGTCATCGGCAAAGGCGGCACCTGTTATCACGTCATTCTTCTTAAGCCCGAGAGAGCTGAGTTGGAGAACATTAGAGGTGTTGGGTAACACTTCATCGTTTACCAGCCAATGAACGACCAGATCTATTTCATCCTGATCAGCATCTTCGAAGAGGGCGTTGAGCGTGATCTGGGGTGTTGTTACGTATACCATCTCAGGCATGACCGATACCGAGACGATCCTTGGCGCCATACCACCAATGGTCACTTCACCAGACCGCATGGTCTTTCCGTATGTCTTTCCGTCGTATGGCGTAACCTCGGCAAATATCTTATCTCCCTTCTTGATATCGGGGTAGGTGAAAGACATACCTTCACCGATCTCATCTTCGTTGACGAACCATTTTACGAGATAGGTGATCGGATCGCCATCCTTGTCCGAGGCAAGAATCCGTGCGGTTATTTCCGAACGAACGTTTGGATTCAACGGAAGGAGGGTCACGCTCTGCAGTACCGGTGCATCGTTGGATGAAATGGTTCCTTCCTCTTTCTTGCCGCCGCACGTGGTGACGAGCAGCACGATAACTAGCCAGAATGCGATGGTGTTTCTATTCAATTTTCACCTCCACTATAAGAGTATAGGCAATTTATCAGGCAAGTCAATCTGTGTTTGTGCATGCGTTCGATAGAGGGTCAGGACATCATTAAACGTCCTGACCCTCTGCGAATACATAATCCTATTCTTTCGCGATTAGTCTGCCTTTTTTCACTTCGTACAAGCGTTCAACCCTGACATAGGTCCTGGCTCCTACCCGGCTTTTCCTGTCACTAATGAGGGAGGCCGTAAAAGGAAAGGAGATGTTCTGTGCATCTTTGGGCATATTCTTGTATACCAGCGATGCACGGGCATTCTGAACGTAGACCCTGAGACCATCGACCAGAACGAGTGAATCGCCTTCGATGCTATGGACCATACCTAGAAAAGTCTCTTCTGCAAACAGGCAGAGAGAAAATGTCAGTAGGAGTAGTATTATTGCTTTCATCATGACCTCCTTATCTTCCTTTCCAGAGTATCACGCCACCTCTGGGAAGGCCAGGAATTCCTGTTTGTGGCGACACTATGACGCCGCCAACCTGGATGAATACCTTTGTTTGGTCAGCCGTGACGTAGAGTGCTGGTTCGGAAGGCATCCCCGAGCCAAGGCCAAGTGAGATGTTGTTGATGTTTCCAGTCGAGCCTAGGAATGGTTCAGTATACGCGGTGCCCGTTTGATAATAGAGGGCGTATAGTTTTGCCGTACCTCCATAAGAACAGATGTCGTTGGTCGGCCGGAAAGTTGTGAAGAGCACGGCGCCGCCCATGACCAGGGTCGATGTGAGGGTCCGTTCGCCAGCCGGTAGCCATCGGTACCACCCGAGCCGGTTGTTAACCAGGCTCTTCAAGGAATCAAAGGTGATGACCGAGGCACCCAGCAGCACATTGCCCAGTGTGTCGATATTCACATTAGTAACATTGTACAGCTGGAGCGGATCTGTTGTATGTACTGTATCATCACGGAAACCAACATAAAGCTGCTGTGTCGTTGTATCGGCGATATCGAATTCA
This window encodes:
- a CDS encoding MATE family efflux transporter, whose protein sequence is MTNTDNQLRQTEGVKTLLGNPKKAIIKLSIPMIVAMSVQTIYSFVDAIWVSGLGPDALSAVGFFFPFFFMIIALATGLGVGGAAAVSRRIGAQDKPGADSVAAHSMVLLLVTSISVTLPFYLLTGDIFIRMGAGRVAPLATAYAQVMFLGTVIIFFAHVASALLRAEGDVRRAMYAMIGGAGLNIILDPIFIYTLRLGVAGAAWASIISMAISSSLLFYWVCIKQDTYIAIRLKGFRFKRNVLYDILRVGLPSSIMQITMSFSVLLLNLIAVRVAGTDGVAVFTTGWRVAMFASLPLLGMATAVVSVTGAAFGAREYGKLDIVHTYALKTGIIIEMFVASLTFIFAVPITSLFTMSEEAARISHDLIVFLRTMCIYYPATALGILSSAVFQGIGKGLYSLVVTMVRTIILVAPLAYLLSVQMNFRLPGIWWGIVTGNTIGGIIAYTWARYTIRRIKENNNQ
- a CDS encoding T9SS type A sorting domain-containing protein — encoded protein: MFSQKKAIAAIILTACILMAGPADVEENTQEFLNTIPIYQVKYHETFIEAPNPVWDTNRVYAGSSANLTRKVAIGKYFKGATDDTLRVITVQSGGTRNLVIATDTTSTGFGKEKFRIEEPYQFSAGTPHPVTVGDIDGDAYTDIVAAMAASPYKVIWFEWNGAAWAPQDSFAVNAAVYGLTIGDANNNGNANELLVPIYSSTGGYAVMHAVWTGTAWDTTRIIFSQPTYPRDVVIADIRPDLTGNEFYVSGTSAIGMAYWNGASWDTSTVATGLASTVYGIDAGDVDGNLAGSEIVGVHSSSTYQISVWNWDGAAWQGRAWQWQSTSIGSYNSIDIGDIITDHPGNEVVVTGASTTQYPAAFWIAADGSGWVSTLPKPVASQTQYGVAIGDINRFRSMNEEFVLTGYGTIVEVEQYDFVNDVGASWVVMHNPTSIVNLQDTITVGIFNSGSASQSGFSVGYRFQTSPATGSVTYTGTLASGTIDSVKIPVTMTSLGWDTLYVFTNLTGDAYAANDTTFCHIEVYDESTKVASGFNAINFPPQDWTATILVGTYNWARYDNPTYPSAGVLEGYAVAGYRSYSAADGSMARLRSHPFNIGPTPKKIKLHFYMYGDTGDATNHDSIFVQYSFDDVTWTTVAGFDRVDTINSWRVFDVEIGDFAANTDLYVGFLAWSDYGNYMYIDSARFYATTATAAMTDAGVMAIAPMPAPVIAGDSLEVVATIRNYGLNVLTSIPVFYTTGGADTTTETWTGSMMIGQTEDFTFSTKFVPSGSGDVTLWAGTKLPGDQDPSNDTTSISFTVCPFSNVPPYFKDFDEDWSNSTNPPFCGWQIVDGGSQTPNIVDNNDWHRYLYSTHGSNVARIYYSPIEDQDDWLISPRFDCSAGGNYSLAYWHYYNDYSTSSPDSGRVLLSTDNGTNWQLITMYSNADDSGFYNFDITSLVAGQSQVKIAFHYGAYNEYWWYIDDFRIDFAADTTGPDIAWVTLQGNTYSPGPYGVSATITDASGISADSLYYVVDDGVTAVGHVSVVGDTFTYQMPTQAPGTVVEYYVGAVDALMNSSASTTERFWVLSPMAPTDLEVELQADTTVLLEWLPPGEELSYHGAIAYYWSSDAGDMVATQFTPQHTPCKLEAASITFYQQQDTFAFYVWADDGSGYPGTPLYVDTLINTQIYPNAEVFDLSGEDIVVDGDFHIGYQWLGDNTPWILCDAEANTTRSKYNEGSGWLPSGYDFFTTAVVSYIPPTTEGIVSRRVSNSVVRSFSAGQTKIGTERAVSERVTEVVLEPLDAAAVQTLLERILGISNFEVERSTTQGGPYTSIGTSTMSSFIDSMLVSENEYYYVVKANYTAPDTMSYYSNEVAVEVDFTAPVYANTTFDTLVAGPWVVSTDITDWSGLDYDTLAYRADGGTFAYVTSDSISGNTYYYTIQSYPSYTLIEFYLFCQDASWFVNTGQDPLTGYYSFTVTGINENNFVGMIPDHVFLNQNRPNPFSQLTRVEYGVPQSMHVNISVYNAAGQRVKTLVDEIKAPGYHVVNWQGTDNLGRRLAEGVYFMRITTEELKETKKIIHVR